A stretch of the Corythoichthys intestinalis isolate RoL2023-P3 chromosome 22, ASM3026506v1, whole genome shotgun sequence genome encodes the following:
- the irx4b gene encoding iroquois-class homeodomain protein IRX-4b, whose amino-acid sequence MAYSQLGYSYSTSPQFLMTTSPLAGCLEPGSPQSHPALRSPGHQLTSGSSIGVCNPYPKRQAYYNTCTGDPTSLYSRGTLQPKSVAASVHMGTPQTPGYYPYEYTFGHYSYDRYGYSSSEGASRRKNATRETTGTLKAWLQEHQKNPYPTKGEKIMLAIITRMTLTQVSTWFANARRRLKKENKVTWSPRACKSSDDRGRDEDSDDAEKSLKGDKDHQDQQSADLQSDLEDFDLLESDASDCEPKPQFIPEDSEVNSNNPHGHLAYNSEPLHSSERLSPDFSKVTTVQDQTTTFYSMPDAHDTDIKPKIWSIAHTAVSLDPSLEPEYPPCMLLTNSSSPGFPSNMALPKADRRQESPVDTLREWVDGVFHGVPFHQSKASDAWKGLNDTAMSNRTSGQSFELVRSTTSL is encoded by the exons ATGGCTTACTCTCAGCTGggatactcttactccacttcaCCACAG tttttgatGACCACGAGCCCTCTAGCTGGCTGTCTGGAGCCGGGATCCCCTCAGTCCCACCCGGCTCTGCGCTCGCCGGGCCACCAGCTCACCTCTGGCAGCAGCATCGGTGTTTGCAACCCTTACCCAAAGCGTCAAGCGTATTATAACACCTGTACCGGCGACCCCACCTCACTGTATTCCAGA GGAACATTGCAACCTAAAAGTGTAGCTGCTTCTGTACACATGGGGACACCTCAGACGCCTGGTTACTATCCTTATGAATATACATTTGGACATTATTCTTATGACAGATATGG TTATTCCTCCTCGGAAGGAGCTTCACGGCGTAAAAACGCTACCCGGGAAACAACTGGCACCCTGAAGGCCTGGCTGCAAGAGCACCAGAAGAATCCTTACCCCACTAAAGGAGAGAAAATCATGCTGGCAATCATTACCAGGATGACCCTCACACAA GTGTCTACATGGTTTGCCAATGCCCGCAGGAGGCTGAAGAAGGAGAACAAGGTGACATGGTCGCCACGAGCTTGTAAAAGCTCAGATGACAGAGGTCGTGATGAAGACAGTGACGACGCAGAAAAGTCACTTAAAGGTGATAAAGACCACCAAg ATCAACAGTCTGCTGACCTGCAGAGTGATCTTGAAGACTTCGACCTTTTGGAGTCTGATGCGTCCGACTGTGAACCAAAGCCGCAGTTCATACCCGAGGACAGTGAAGTCAATTCAAACAATCCACATGGTCACCTTGCGTACAACTCCGAGCCGCTGCACAGCTCTGAGAGATTGTCACCAGACTTCTCTAAAGTCACAACGGTTCAAGACCAGACCACCACCTTCTATTCAATGCCAGATGCACACGATACAGACATCAAACCCAAAATCTGGTCCATTGCTCACACTGCTGTATCTCTGGATCCCAGCTTGGAACCAGAATATCCACCATGTATGCTGTTGACCAACTCATCCTCTCCTGGCTTTCCATCAAACATGGCACTACCCAAAGCAGACAGGCGGCAGGAATCACCAGTGGACACACTTAGAGAGTGGGTGGACGGCGTTTTCCATGGTGTGCCATTCCACCAGTCAAAGGCATCTGATGCCTGGAAAGGTTTGAATGACACAGCCATGAGCAACAGAACATCAGGACAATCTTTTGAACTTGTAAGATCAACGACATCTTTGTAG
- the ndufs6 gene encoding NADH dehydrogenase [ubiquinone] iron-sulfur protein 6, mitochondrial produces the protein MATAITRGLSFSKNVRTLVSPLKLSVVPVHRYSVEVSATGEAITHTGQVFDANDPRRARFVGRQKEVNKNWAIKLVAEENVTDIEARVVSCDGGGGALGHPKVYINLDKDTKVGTCGYCGLQFKQKHHH, from the exons ATGGCGACCGCTATCACAAGAGGCTTGTCCTTCAGTAAAAATGTTAGGACGTTAGTTTCTCCCTTGAAACTTTCTGTTGTACCTGTACACCGTTACAGCGTTGAGGTTTCTGCCACCGGCGAGGCTATTACACATACTGGACAG GTGTTCGATGCAAACGACCCAAGGAGAGCCAGATTCGTAGGCAGACAGAAGGAG GTGAATAAAAACTGGGCTATCAAGCTGGTGGCTGAGGAAAATGTGACTGACATCGAAGCACGTGTTGTGTCCTGTGATGGTGGCGGAGGAGCACTTGGTCACCCCAAAGTCTACATTAACCTG GATAAAGATACTAAAGTTGGCACTTGTGGCTACTGTGGATTACAGTTCAAGCAGAAACACCATCACTGA